A stretch of the Balneolales bacterium ANBcel1 genome encodes the following:
- a CDS encoding PAS domain S-box protein, protein MGQDPYKLATQSSPVGYTWQKICYGDDGAPADLSVLEANPAFEELTGLKASEITDRSAFEVFTKILDEETDWFALFGRAAADRKPQVSEVYSRPLGKWFRIALSAPVEGHLSAFWMNITDSKRVEEEQTLLLDNISTQIWYLVDQEHYGKVNQAHADFLGLTKEQVEGKSLYELLSRDEADQCLIANKLVFESRKPVVTEEWAANSRGEKRLLRISKKPKLDALGSVVFVVCSAEDVTEQQRAMEAVTESEQKFQSIFRHTPLGLFHFDSNAVITDFNEKFVEIIGSSQEALTGLDMQRLPDRKLVTAIQGALHGERTSYVGEYASTTADKVTPVRAFFAPVYSYHQTVSGGIGIVEDVTERKMAEYALRESETKYRSLFEDSPISLWEQDFSKVKKRLDKITRRPVSDLRAYFLSRPKLVRELAAEVIVLNVNQATVRQYNANSKEEFLEGIHKVFTDESYTAFIEALVLIARKGKELTLTKKHRTLDGRLLDVHLYWAVAPGFEDDYSRVITSAIDITEQKQAEQIIRKNLHEKNVLLSEIHHRVKNNLAVISSLLTLQADFNRPGSMQAFLENTRNRIHSMALVHELVYETSNFAEIRFDHLLHRLVASLKKIYHNERRNISVTVTSEDAMLDLNLSVPCTLLANELLSNAFLHAFEGRDAGAIEVELHKNKKEYRLVVSDDGKGVSNPVMLENPSSFGYTIIHGLVKQLGGSIHVDASGSGLRVEVRFSDGSRGRAARARK, encoded by the coding sequence ATGGGTCAGGACCCTTACAAACTTGCTACTCAATCATCTCCTGTGGGTTACACATGGCAAAAGATCTGTTATGGGGATGACGGGGCTCCGGCCGATCTCTCGGTTCTTGAAGCGAATCCCGCTTTTGAAGAACTGACCGGCTTGAAAGCTTCTGAAATCACTGACCGGAGCGCCTTCGAGGTTTTTACGAAAATCCTGGATGAAGAAACAGACTGGTTCGCTTTATTTGGAAGAGCTGCAGCAGATCGAAAGCCGCAGGTTTCGGAGGTGTACAGCCGGCCGCTCGGCAAGTGGTTCCGGATCGCGTTAAGCGCTCCTGTTGAAGGCCATCTATCCGCATTTTGGATGAATATTACCGATAGCAAGCGTGTTGAGGAAGAACAGACTCTGCTGCTTGACAACATCAGCACACAAATATGGTATCTGGTCGACCAGGAACATTACGGGAAGGTTAACCAGGCACATGCCGACTTCCTGGGCCTGACCAAGGAACAGGTTGAAGGTAAAAGCCTGTACGAACTGCTCAGCAGGGATGAAGCGGATCAGTGCCTGATCGCCAACAAACTGGTTTTTGAATCGAGGAAGCCGGTTGTCACCGAGGAGTGGGCGGCGAACAGCCGTGGAGAAAAACGCCTGTTGCGCATCAGCAAAAAGCCAAAGCTGGATGCGCTGGGGAGTGTCGTGTTTGTCGTCTGCTCCGCCGAGGATGTGACCGAACAGCAGCGGGCGATGGAAGCCGTCACGGAAAGTGAGCAGAAGTTTCAGAGTATTTTCAGACATACCCCGCTTGGACTGTTTCATTTTGACAGCAATGCCGTTATTACGGATTTCAATGAAAAATTTGTTGAGATTATCGGGTCGTCACAAGAGGCGTTGACCGGGCTTGATATGCAGAGATTACCTGACCGGAAACTCGTAACGGCGATACAGGGCGCGTTACATGGCGAACGGACCTCCTATGTAGGCGAATACGCCTCAACCACCGCAGATAAGGTGACTCCCGTGCGGGCCTTTTTCGCACCCGTATACTCCTATCATCAAACCGTTTCGGGCGGTATCGGAATAGTGGAGGATGTGACCGAACGGAAAATGGCGGAATACGCTCTGAGGGAAAGCGAAACCAAGTACCGGTCACTGTTCGAAGACTCTCCCATATCCCTCTGGGAACAGGATTTTTCCAAAGTAAAAAAACGTCTGGACAAGATTACGCGCAGACCCGTTTCCGACTTGCGCGCTTATTTTCTGAGCAGGCCAAAACTGGTGCGGGAACTGGCGGCTGAAGTTATCGTGCTGAACGTCAACCAGGCGACCGTCCGGCAGTACAACGCAAACTCGAAAGAGGAGTTTTTGGAAGGGATACACAAAGTTTTTACGGATGAATCCTATACAGCGTTTATCGAGGCACTGGTACTGATCGCACGAAAGGGGAAAGAGCTCACCCTGACCAAAAAGCATAGAACACTGGATGGCCGCTTGTTGGATGTGCACCTTTACTGGGCGGTTGCGCCGGGTTTCGAGGATGACTATTCCCGTGTTATAACCAGTGCGATCGATATCACCGAGCAAAAGCAGGCCGAACAGATCATCCGAAAAAACCTTCACGAAAAAAACGTACTGCTATCTGAAATCCACCACCGGGTGAAGAACAATCTGGCGGTCATCTCCAGTCTGCTTACCCTGCAGGCCGACTTCAACCGGCCCGGGTCAATGCAAGCCTTTCTTGAAAACACCCGGAACCGGATCCATTCGATGGCGCTGGTTCATGAACTGGTTTATGAAACCAGCAATTTCGCGGAGATTCGTTTTGATCATCTGCTGCATCGGCTGGTTGCCAGCCTGAAAAAGATATATCACAATGAGCGCAGGAATATTTCCGTAACGGTCACGTCCGAGGATGCCATGCTCGACCTGAACCTGTCGGTGCCCTGTACGCTTCTGGCTAACGAGCTGCTGTCCAATGCTTTTCTACATGCGTTCGAAGGGCGTGATGCCGGTGCCATCGAGGTGGAGCTTCACAAGAATAAAAAGGAATACCGGTTGGTGGTCAGTGATGACGGCAAAGGCGTGTCGAATCCAGTGATGCTGGAAAATCCGTCTTCTTTTGGATACACCATCATCCACGGCCTGGTGAAGCAACTCGGCGGTTCCATCCATGTGGACGCATCCGGCAGCGGACTCCGGGTCGAAGTTCGTTTTAGTGACGGAAGCAGAGGCCGTGCTGCACGTGCCCGGAAATGA
- a CDS encoding DegT/DnrJ/EryC1/StrS family aminotransferase — MIPVTKPFLPPKEEYQAYLDEIWERTWLTNNGPLVKKFEQKMASYLGFNSLIYVSSGTTALQLAIRALDLKGEIITTPFSFVATTNSILWEGCKPVFTDIDPKTLNIDPSQIEESITADTSAILATHVFGNPCDIDAISRIAEKHDLKVIYDAAHCFGTKYKGQSVLNYGDISTISFHATKVFHSIEGGGIVCQNEKLAERVASLRNFGYNTNAEHANPGINGKNSEFHAAMGLCNLKYADQLLSEREHQYLTYVKLLMDLDIQLQEPESGTKINYSYFPILFENEETLLEMIKRLEANGFYPRRYFHPSLSELPYLKKQDTPVSQSVSKRILCLPMFNGLNLQDQKKMCRLLLQKKAHSLYFRFSKVLMKAASL; from the coding sequence ATGATACCTGTAACCAAGCCGTTTTTACCGCCAAAAGAAGAGTACCAGGCCTATCTCGACGAGATATGGGAACGTACCTGGCTGACCAACAATGGTCCGCTCGTCAAAAAGTTTGAGCAGAAGATGGCATCGTACCTTGGTTTTAATAGCCTAATCTACGTCAGCAGCGGAACAACGGCACTTCAGTTGGCCATAAGAGCTCTTGATTTGAAAGGAGAGATCATAACCACACCATTTTCTTTTGTTGCTACAACAAACAGTATTCTCTGGGAAGGATGTAAGCCGGTTTTCACAGATATCGACCCGAAAACACTGAACATTGATCCTTCACAAATTGAAGAGTCGATAACTGCAGATACCTCGGCAATACTTGCCACCCATGTTTTTGGTAATCCCTGTGATATCGATGCCATATCCAGGATCGCGGAGAAGCATGACCTGAAAGTGATATATGATGCCGCCCACTGTTTCGGCACAAAATACAAGGGGCAATCTGTCCTGAATTACGGGGACATCAGTACCATAAGTTTTCATGCAACCAAAGTATTTCACTCCATTGAGGGAGGGGGTATTGTATGCCAAAATGAAAAGCTGGCAGAAAGAGTCGCATCACTTCGCAATTTTGGGTACAACACCAATGCTGAACATGCAAACCCTGGGATAAACGGGAAAAACTCCGAGTTTCACGCCGCTATGGGTCTTTGCAATCTGAAATACGCTGATCAGTTGCTCTCAGAGCGGGAGCATCAGTACCTGACGTACGTAAAACTGCTGATGGATCTCGATATTCAGTTGCAAGAGCCTGAATCCGGCACAAAAATAAACTACTCCTACTTTCCGATACTATTTGAAAATGAGGAGACCCTTCTGGAAATGATAAAACGTCTGGAAGCAAACGGGTTTTACCCAAGACGCTATTTCCATCCTTCGCTTTCAGAGTTGCCTTACCTGAAAAAGCAGGATACGCCCGTCAGCCAGTCCGTTTCAAAGCGAATTCTCTGCCTGCCCATGTTTAACGGGCTAAATCTTCAGGATCAAAAAAAGATGTGCCGACTGCTATTGCAGAAGAAGGCGCACTCTCTATATTTCAGGTTTTCGAAGGTTTTGATGAAGGCGGCAAGTTTGTAG